One window of the Triticum dicoccoides isolate Atlit2015 ecotype Zavitan chromosome 3B, WEW_v2.0, whole genome shotgun sequence genome contains the following:
- the LOC119280385 gene encoding protein PXR1-like: MAAAAAGGEAMRAVTDAIVSSKPCSLLKAKVILDGFHKSSASNLPSSDAGTYLRTAADAVDELCEFRRDLLRAHHQHQHKHQHQHEVKVDVEEDLVHSERKRRNKEEEKDVPLIQEKEEEEDKKQQGAAVVSKVGISLVPRKKKKKEEKKDIVIIKQEAEEEEEPEQHKKKRKQDLVEVKKEQVDFVDADLGSDKKKKKKKKKKKKKKKKKKNKRSRDGDDDAEAEVVEHTKKKQRK, translated from the coding sequence atggcagcggcggcggccggcggcgaggcgaTGAGGGCGGTCACCGACGCCATCGTCTCCTCCAAGCCGTGCTCGCTCCTCAAGGCCAAGGTCATCCTCGACGGATTCCACAAGAGCTCCGCATCCAACCTCCCCTCCTCCGACGCAGGCACATACCTCCGCACCGCCGCCGACGCAGTCGACGAGCTCTGCGAGTTCCGCCGCGACCTACTCAGGGCCCACCATCAGCACCAGCACAAGCACCAGCACCAGCACGAGGTCaaggtggatgtggaggaggatctTGTTCACAGTGAGAGGAAGCGGAggaacaaggaggaggagaaagatgTCCCTTTGATCCAagagaaagaggaggaggaggataagAAACAACAAGGGGCGGCGGTGGTGTCCAAAGTAGGGATCAGTTTGGTtcccaggaagaagaagaagaaggaggagaagaaagacatcgtcatcatcaagcaggaggcagaggaggaggaggagccggagcagcacaagaagaagcggaagcaaGACTTGGTCGAGGTGAAGAAAGAACAAGTTGATTTCGTCGATGCCGATTTGGGgagcgacaagaagaagaagaagaagaagaagaagaagaagaagaagaagaagaagaagaaaaacaagaggAGCAGAGATGGCGATGATGATGCAGAAGCAGAGGTGGTGGAGCATACCAAGAAGAAGCAGCGCAAGTAG